TGGCTATCGTCGGGATAGCCGGTTCCACCGAAACCGGTGCTATCGATCCCCTGAACAGGCTGGCAGATATCGCAGAACAGGAGCAGTGTTATTTCCATGTTGATGCCGCCTGGGGCGGTGCCAGCCTGATGTCAGAACGCTATCGGCATTTATTCGCCGGCATCGAACGTGCCGATACGGTAACGATTGATGCCCATAAGCAAATGTATGTGCCAATGGGTTCAGGCATGGTGCTGTTCCGTCAGCCTACCCTGACCAACGCGATTGCCCAACATGCCAATTATATTGTGCGCAAGGGGTCGAAAGATCTGGGACGCCATACGTTGGAGGGGTCACGCAGCGCCATGTCGCTGATGCTGCACAGTAACTTTTATTTATTGGGCCGGCGAGGATTAGCCAGCCTGATAGAGGCAAGTATCGAAAAAGCGCAGCAATTTGCCGATCTGATCCATCAGCAGGAGGATTTCGAGCTAATCAGTGAACCTCAGCTTTGCCTGCTGACGTATCGGTATGTGCCGCCAACGGTATTATCGGCACTACGGGAAGGTTCGGCGTCGGTCAGGCAGCAACTGCATGAATTACTTAATGCGCTTAACCAAAGTATTCAGACCAGCCAGTGGACGGCGGGAAAATCTTTTGTTTCGCGCACGCACCTTAAACCCGTGCAATGGGATCGACAACCGACAACCGTTTTGCGTGTTGTGCTGGCTAATCCACTGACCACCCTGGAAATACTGGAAAATATGCTTGAAGAGCAGCGTCAGTTAGCACGGCAAAGCCCCTTCTGGCAAACGCTACAGGATTTAGTCGGCGATTAATTGAAATGACCCAATAGATTTCAAGTTTTCACCGCATGGTAAATTGGAATCTATTGGGTTTTTTATGAGTGGCAAACCATCGGTGCATTATTTAATCCGTTTTTTGCTCCAATTCCCGCACAAGTGGGATCACATTTTTACCAAAATACGCCAGCTCTTCCTGCATATGCAAAAATCCGAGTAACATCAAATTTACACCGACTTTCTTATATTCAATAATGCGTTGGGCAATTTGTAATGGCGTACCAATCAGGTTAGTTTTAAAGCCATCATTATATTGCACAAGATCTTCAAACGTGGATTTTGCCCAATTCCCCTCTTTTTCCGGCGAGGCATTTCCCGCATTTTGGACTTCATGATGAAAACTTTTTACCGCTTCAAGGTCACTGTGATCCAAAATATCCTGTAATACTGAGCGAGCTTCCTTTTCACTATCACGGGCAATGGCAAAACCATTAACGCCTATTTTTACCTGATGATGATTCAATAACGCCTTAGCGCTGATATCTTCGATCTGTTTCTGAATATTTTCCACGCTGCCGCCGTTGGTGAAATACCAATCGGAAACACGTGCGGCCATGTCTCTGGCAGCCCTGGAACTTCCTCCTTGAAAAATCTCCGGTCGTGGCGTAAGTGGTTTAGGGTTTAAGGTATAATCATGGAAACGATAAAAATCACCCGAAAAACTGAAAGCGGGTTGTGACCAGATCCCTTGCAAACAACGGATAAACTCTTCAGAACGTAAATAACGTTCTTCATGATCCAACCACGGTTCACCAATCGCTTTAAATTCACCGCGGAACCAGCCACTCACAATATTAACCGCAATGCGGGCACCATAAAGCTGACTGATTGTGGCTATCTGTTTGGCAGCCAATACCGGTTTCCAAGGCCCCGGTAAAAGGGCGGCAATGATTTTCAATTTACTGGTGACTGACAGCAGATCTTGCGAAAAGGTCATCGATTCATGCTGGTTTTCAGCACCATAGCCAGCCGTAAATCGAATTTGGGTCAATGCGTAGTCAAAACCACCATTTTCGGCAATTTGAGCCAGCTTGCGGTTATAAGTGTGATCCCAGCTAGTGCGTTGCGGAATTTTACTTATCACCAATCCGCCGGAAACATTAGGCACCCAATAAGCAAATTTAATGGGTTGAGAATTGAATGCTGCCATTAAACCTCCATTTGAAATCAGAATATATCACTACATATATAACTACACAGTTGGAACATTTATCATTTCCTTTGATTTCATAGATTGATTCAACATGAGTTAATCAATGAGCCATCTTATTGATAGCACCCAATAAAATCTATTGGTTATTATTTAATTTTAAATAATTTACATAAGGTACTATTTATGGTCTAAAGTTAATGAATAAGCCTGTCGTTAGGGTATTGTCGTTAGAACAATGGTGATGAGGTAATGGGAATAGTTATGTGAGGAAATATACAGTCTGTCCAATCTTATTAAGATTGAATTGATTTTATGGACAGATAACGTGCAGATAAATAGACGTGCCAGCGTATTCTGATAGTGTAATTGCTTGAACGAACAATTTAGCATCCACTTTTTATTTCAACGTGTGTTAACAAAAAGAGGGATATTCTATGAAATCACGTGCTGCCGTTGCCTTTGAACCCAACAAACCACTCGAAATTGTCGAAATTGATGTTGCTCCACCCAAAGCGGGTGAAGTCATGGTAAAAATCAGCCATACCGGTGTCTGCCATACCGATGCCTTTACCCTTGCCGGCGGCGATCCTGAGGGAATATTCCCGGTTGTTTTGGGGCATGAAGGCGTCGGTGTCGTCGTTGAAGTAGGTGACGGTGTCACAAGTGTAAAACCGGGTGATCATGTCATTCCATTATATACGGCGGAGTGTGGCCAATGTGAGTTCTGTCAGTCTGGCAAAACTAACCTTTGTATCGCAGTCCGTGATACTCAAGGTCAAGGCCTTATGCCGGATGGCACCACCCGCTTTTCTTACCATGGACAGCCTGTTCATCATTACTCAGGATGTTCCACATTCAGTGAATACACTGTCGTCGCAGAAGTCTCACTGGCAAAAATAAATCCAGCCGCAAACCATGAACACGTTTGTCTGTTGGGCTGTGGTGTCACGACGGGTATCGGTGCCGTGCACAATACCGCCAAAGTGCAACCGGGGGATTCTGTTGCCGTTTTCGGGTTAGGGGGGATTGGGCTTGCTGTTGTCCAAGGCGCCCGCCAGGCAAAAGCGGGACGCATTATCGCCATTGATACGAATCCCGCTAAATTCGAACTCGCCAGACAATTTGGCGCGACGGATTGCATCAACCCTAATGACCATGACCAACCGATTCAACAGGTCATTCTGGCGATGACAAAATGGGGCGTTGATCATACTTTCGAGTGTATTGGTAATGTTAATGTCATGCGTGCCGCGCTTGAAAGCGCACACCGGGGCTGGGGGCAATCAATTATCATTGGTGTTGCCGGCGCAGGACAAGAGATCTGCACTCGTCCATTCCAGATTATTACCGGACGGACATGGAAAGGCACGGCTTTTGGCGGCGTAAAAGGACGCAGCCAGTTGCCGGGGATGGTCGAAAAAGCCATGCAGGGTGAAATTGAACTCGCTCCTTTCATTACCCACAGGATGCCGCTGGAAAACATTAATGAGGCTTTCGAACTCATGCTTGAAGGTAAATCGATTCGGACGGTTATTCACTATTGATTAACTCTCTGGCGTTGGCAGAAAACCGTGTTGCAAGCCAACACGGTTTCCGTCACTAAAATTGCCGGATGGCTTTTTACTGATTCAGCGATATCAATTTTTCTTGATAGAGGGGAGTAAGAAATCCCCTATTTTCCTTTATTATTAATACATTGTAACTTATAATGTCCATTTATTTTACACCATTTATCATTCATAGCAGGTTCTAATATCATTAGATCATTGTTTGTTTTTAAAAATCCCATATCAAAATAAGCTGTTTCAGCCCCAGATAATGCTTCAAGTTGTAACCTTCCCTCTTTTCCTAAATCAACTGATTCATTTACAGCAAATTCCATTAATAAATACCCACAATTTCTAATCAAGTAATGCATTGCAAAATTAACAACCGTGGGAATATCTTTCTTTGTAGAAAAATGTAATATCCCTATGGGATGAGTGAAATAGTAAGCAATAAAGAACTTATCCTTGTCATCAAAATAATTAATTGATTGCTTTATGAATTTGAATATCGTTTTTGAGTTTTGATATCTACAAAAATTTCTCTTTATTTCTTCTTTAGTTTCCATTTCTATTTCTGTTAATACATTTTTACGTTGTTCTGACATCAACCCATGACTTTTTAATATATTACTCAAATTAGGTTTACCAAAACCGGAAGCTTCCCCAGTATTTCTTTTTTTCTTTTCATTTTCCCAATTATCCTTAAAAAAATCATACGCTAATTGTTCTTCATCCATTCTACGCAATATTGCGCCTACAGCGTAAGATGCTTCTTGAGCATTTCCTTTCTTGATATGTATAAACCTTCTGAGATCTCTGAGATCTCTGAGTTCAGCATCAATGAGTCTCATATCCAAAGTGGACTTAGTCTGTCGTAAAGATTTTGATAAAAAATCATTATGGTTGTTAATACTAAAAGATTTTGTTCTGTATATCATGGTTAAATTCCCCTAAATCATAAGATAGATAAATGTCCTTACCGATAGTGACGGAGAATTAGGCTCTAAGAGATTAATCAAACCACCCAATTCGGATTTTCGAAGGTTCGTTTATGAAGTAGAGTGACTGATTTTGTTATTTTAATCTAGTCTTACGGGTTGGCATTTTATTATCCTTTCTTTCACCACTACGTTTAACGCCAAGTTACGTACAGAATTTATGGATTACAAATGAACACTTCGACAATGAAACAATCGGCCTATCGGATTTTACTCTCACTGTTATATCGTTCACGCTGGGCACTTGGTATTGCCATTTTTGCCAGCATTGCTAATGGGATTTCCAGCGTTTCTTTGATTTCATTAATCAATAAAGCCGTGACAACCGCCAACGATAACTATGGCTTGTTCGCTGGGTATTTCGCTATTCTGGCTGTGCTGGCGATTGCCTGCCGCATACTGAGTGGCGTGATTTTCGCTAAACTGAGCCAAAATACGATGGCAAAGATGCGCGAACTCATCTCAGAACGCATTGCCCGTGCACCCTTCCGTCAAATTGAGGAGCTTGGTGCCTCGCGCGCGCAATCTATCATCACCGACGATACAACCAATGTATCACTGTTATTCTTCATTTTGCCCAATATTGTGATGCAGGGTTCAATCGTACTGGGTTGTCTGGGGTATCTGGCTTGGTTATCGTGGCCTATCTTCTTTCTGGCCGTAGCCATCGTCGTTATTGGTTCACT
This genomic interval from Xenorhabdus doucetiae contains the following:
- the sfnG gene encoding dimethylsulfone monooxygenase SfnG, which gives rise to MAAFNSQPIKFAYWVPNVSGGLVISKIPQRTSWDHTYNRKLAQIAENGGFDYALTQIRFTAGYGAENQHESMTFSQDLLSVTSKLKIIAALLPGPWKPVLAAKQIATISQLYGARIAVNIVSGWFRGEFKAIGEPWLDHEERYLRSEEFIRCLQGIWSQPAFSFSGDFYRFHDYTLNPKPLTPRPEIFQGGSSRAARDMAARVSDWYFTNGGSVENIQKQIEDISAKALLNHHQVKIGVNGFAIARDSEKEARSVLQDILDHSDLEAVKSFHHEVQNAGNASPEKEGNWAKSTFEDLVQYNDGFKTNLIGTPLQIAQRIIEYKKVGVNLMLLGFLHMQEELAYFGKNVIPLVRELEQKTD
- a CDS encoding S-(hydroxymethyl)glutathione dehydrogenase/class III alcohol dehydrogenase, with translation MKSRAAVAFEPNKPLEIVEIDVAPPKAGEVMVKISHTGVCHTDAFTLAGGDPEGIFPVVLGHEGVGVVVEVGDGVTSVKPGDHVIPLYTAECGQCEFCQSGKTNLCIAVRDTQGQGLMPDGTTRFSYHGQPVHHYSGCSTFSEYTVVAEVSLAKINPAANHEHVCLLGCGVTTGIGAVHNTAKVQPGDSVAVFGLGGIGLAVVQGARQAKAGRIIAIDTNPAKFELARQFGATDCINPNDHDQPIQQVILAMTKWGVDHTFECIGNVNVMRAALESAHRGWGQSIIIGVAGAGQEICTRPFQIITGRTWKGTAFGGVKGRSQLPGMVEKAMQGEIELAPFITHRMPLENINEAFELMLEGKSIRTVIHY
- the panP gene encoding pyridoxal-dependent aspartate 1-decarboxylase PanP; amino-acid sequence: MSEKQEWQALLDQFISHAGEEGLFELETNIADDPVTYCRRELGHPIGELTELEKVFVSVDIPEFPLNVDSYARYLSEDILNHVVPVSSPAFVGHMTSALPKHLPALGKVLTALNQNLVKLETSHILTALERQVLGMMHKLVYHRDEDFYQQWLHNGEHALATFCSGGTLANLTAMWACRNQLMPADGDFAGLAREGLARGLLHYGYRGLAILVSEQGHYSLKKTVDVLGLGQDALVKVETDREGRICIDALLAQLQTLRQRNIKPMAIVGIAGSTETGAIDPLNRLADIAEQEQCYFHVDAAWGGASLMSERYRHLFAGIERADTVTIDAHKQMYVPMGSGMVLFRQPTLTNAIAQHANYIVRKGSKDLGRHTLEGSRSAMSLMLHSNFYLLGRRGLASLIEASIEKAQQFADLIHQQEDFELISEPQLCLLTYRYVPPTVLSALREGSASVRQQLHELLNALNQSIQTSQWTAGKSFVSRTHLKPVQWDRQPTTVLRVVLANPLTTLEILENMLEEQRQLARQSPFWQTLQDLVGD